The DNA region TCGTCTTAAGATATTTCAATGTTGCTGGAGCGGACCTAACCGGGCTGATTGGGGAAGACCATCGTCCAGAAACACATTTGATCCCTATTGTCTTAGAAGTCCCGATGGGCAAAAGAGAGGCCATCACGATTTTTGGAAACGATTATGACACGAACGATGGAACAACAGTCAGAGATTATGTCCATGTGGTCGATTTAGCAGATGCACACTTATCAGCAATGGCTTATTTGCTTGAGAGAAATGAAAGTACGATTTTCAATGTGGGTAGTTCTGTTGGTTTTTCTACACTGGAAATCATTCATAAAATTGAAGAGCAGACAGAAAAGACGATTCCAATCAAGTATGGCGAACGCCGAGAAGGTGATCCACATTCATTGATTGCTTCCAGTGAAAAAATCAAAGATGTCTTAGGCTGGGCTCCTCTTCATACTGACTTAGATTCAATTATTGAGAGTGCTTGGTCTTGGCATTTAAATCATCCAAATGGGTACGAGGAATAAAAAAATAAACATCCATGTAACGCATCAAACCGCGTTACATGGATGTTTATTTTACTAGCTATGTCTATTTCCGCAAAATCTTTTCCATTGCTTTTCCTTTTGCTAATTCGTCTACTAATTTATCCAGATAACGGATTTTTTGCATCAATTCATCTTCAATGTCTTCCACTCGATACCCGCAAATAACCCCTTTGATCAGAGATACATTTGGATTAAGCTGCGGCGCTTCTTCGAAAAATGTTTCAAAATCATTCATTGAATCAATTTGACCTTGCAGCTCTTTTTCATCATAGCCTGTCAGCCAAAAAATAATTTCATCAACTTCTGCTTTCGTCCGTCCTTTTTTCTCTGCTTTTTGTATATAAAGCGGGTAAACGCTCGCAAAGGACATCTCAAAAATCCTCGGTTTCTTTTCAGTCATTTCTTCTCCAACCTTTCATTGATCAGATTTTTACTTTAGTATTCAGTCTTCAGAATCGTCTTTGTCCTTTTCTTGACGGAGTTGATTTATCACTGATAATAGTTCTTGAGTTTTTCTTTGTTCAACTTGCTTCAGACACCCTGCAATACGACTTAGATAATCTTTTTTCTCCAGCTCAAGTTTTTCATCCAAAGATATTTTTTGAGCCTTTTTTTGAATACTCGTATTGATAGAACGTTTATGTTCTTTCTCTTTGCTCTTGCTTATTATAATTAACAGCAAGACAAAAATCAAAAATAGAATGATCCACAACCCCATGATTTTTCACTACCTATCCTTTTTTATCACTAATAGCTGACTCTTTCAATTTTGTCGTTTTTTTTTTTGAAAAAGTTCTAAAAAAAGAGCGAGAAAAAGAAGTCTGCTCTAAGATTTAAGACAAAACTACTTGCTTCTCGCTTTTTTTCGATTTAGTGTTTAAAATAAACCGAATGTTATCCTGATTCTCTCGATTTATTATTGACCTAAAATATCTAAGATGATTTGAGTATGCATTGCTGCACCTGTTTTGAAGCAGTCTTCCATGATTTTAAATTTTGGATGGTGATTCATATAGCCGCAGCCTTCAGCTGCTGTTCCTCCACCTAAAATAAAGAAAGATCCTGGCTTGACATCTGTATAAGCAGAAAAATCTTCACCGCCCATCATTTTAGGCGCTTCAAACATTTGCGTCTTTCCAACAACTTTTTCTGCCGCTGCCAGCACTAAATCTGTTGCAGCACTATCATTGTTGACCTCACTGTACCCTAAAAGATAATCCAGATCATACGTTGCATCGTACATCTTACAAACATGATCGATGATAGCTTCGATCCGTTGTTTGACATATTGACGAATTTCTTTGTCATTCGTACGAACCGTTCCTTGAATCTGTGCGGTATCCGGAATGACATTTGCTGTTTTACCCGCATTGAATTCACCGATCGAAATCACTGCATTGGAAAACGGACTGATGTTACGTGAAACAATATTGTTTAAGTTATTGATGATTTCAACACCGATCATGATCGGATCAACTGAAAGTTCTGGTGTCGAACCATGTGATCCTTTTCCTTGAATCTTCAATGTAAAGACATCAGAAGCGGCACTAGCAGCACCTTTTCTTGTACCGATCATGCCCACAGGAATGTTTGGGGCAATATGCAGACCAAACACTAGATCCACATCATCCATTACTCCTGCTTCAACTAATAGCTTCGCGCCACCTGGTGGTTCTTCTTCTGCCGGTTGAAAAATGAATTTCACAGTACCAGCAATTTTATCCTGCATCTCTGTCAGTGTTTTCACCGCGCCTAAAAGCATCGCTGTATGTGTATCGTGCCCACAAGCATGCATCACACCTGGATTTTCAGATGGAAATTCAACATCTGCCTCCTCAACAATAGGTAATGCATCGATATCCGCTCTTAATGCGATCGTCTTGCCTGGCTTGCTACCTTTTAAAATTGCGATCACACTATTTTCTGTCAACGTGCTGACTTCCAAATTAGGAAATTCAGCTAAGACCGATTGAATGTATTTAGCTGTCTCAACTTCGTGAAAGGATAACTCGGGGTGACGATGTAAATGTCTTCTCCATTTCACCATTTCTGCCTGCGGCATTTTCTCTTGGATATTTGTCATTCTGGTTCCTCCTTCAGGGTGTATCTATCATAGTATTTATTTTTGCTTCACAAATAAAATCGTAACTGCAGTCAATAATCCTGCTACTAAAAAGAAATAAAAAGTCGAAATATATTGCCCTCCAGATAATTCTACTAATTGACCGATCAATGTCGGCGCAACAAACCCGCCAAGAATTCCTCCTGTAGCAAGTGTACTATAACTCGGGGCAAATTTTGCTCCTTCAAATATTTTTAAAGGAATACTCATCATCGAAACAAAGGAAATGATCAAAAAGAAATTAGCTAATCCCATAACTAATGACAATAACACAAGATTTCCGATGAAGTATGATGAAAAGGTGGCTAAAGTTCCTAAAACAGCTGTAACTGCTACGACCGTTTTTTCCATATTCTGAAAGAAACGACCGACGATATAGCTGCCGCCAATAGAGCCGATCAACATAAATAGACCACCCACACTGCTAACGATCGCTGCGCCATTTAGATCTAATCCACGCTCTCCCGTTAAAAAGCTCGGCAACCAATTTGACAATCCATATAAAATACAATTAAGGAAAAACGCACTGAAGAATATGATCCAAACACGGATATCCGACCAGATTTGCCAAATCGATAGCTTATCTGTCTTAGTAGCAACAGCAATTTCCTGTTCTTCTATTTTCTCTTTTCTTGGGATCACCAAAATAAGGAATATCGCAATCAAGACAGCGACTACAGTCAAAATCAGGTAAGCATTTTTCCAACCAGCTTTGGTAATGATCGGTGATAAAACTAACGGACCAATGAACCCGGCGACTCCAGCAGAAGACAGCAGTATCCCTTGTGCAAAGGTCCGCTTTTCGGGTGCAAAATTCACCGTAACTTCCTTACTTGCCGAAGAGGCATAACCGGAATGCGCAAGAAATCCTGTTAAAAAGCGAAGAGACATAAACATGATCAATGATGTCCCAAAACCAAATAGTAAAGAAAACAAGCCCATCCCCAATACAGAACCGATCAAAACAATTCTTGAACCAGCCTTGTTGATCACTAGCCCCATTGGGATCTGCATCAACGCATAGCCTAGGAAAAAGGCACTCATGATCATTCCTTTCGCCGCAGGCTCAAGTCCAAATTCTTCTGAAATCGGGATCAAAGAATACCCTACTGACATTTTATCGATATAGACCATCGTATACCCTAAAAATAGTGCAATTAATAACAACCCTGTCCTTTTTGATTCTTTTTTCTCCATAAAGACCTCCTCAAACGATAAAAACTGTGAGCTTATTCTCTAAATGAAAAAATAAATGTCGTTTTTGATTGACTTGATCGACAAATGTTTTTCTTCCCCACAATAATTGCTCATTCTTATAGTATAATCTATTACTTAACGAAAAAAAAGAATAACATGGCATTATTATTAAAAAAAAGTGAACGAAACATTATTTTAAGCTAAGTATATACACCATTTATTCTGATTTAAAATCAAGTAACAATTTAAGCTACCATAAAAAAAGTTCGAAAGTCAAGATATCCCCCAAAATGGGTATTTGACTTTCAAACTTTTTATATAACACGTTGATTTATTGTTATTGTTTTAGTAACTCTTTTTTGTGCAGGTATTCTTCTTCTGAGATCGTTCCTTTTACAAACTCTTCATCTAATAGATCAAGAGCAGATGAATAAGCACTAGCAGGGGCTGAATTTGAAGTATTTTTGATCATAGCCTCATGACTTTGATCCCTTTG from Enterococcus sp. 9D6_DIV0238 includes:
- the galE gene encoding UDP-glucose 4-epimerase GalE, with protein sequence MNILVVGGAGYIGSHVVKQLADTENQIVVLDNLQTGHEKAVTKPAIFIHGDVRDKSLLKKLFAEYSFDVVFHFAANSSVEESMKDPLLYFNNNVSGLITLLEVMNEFAVKMIIFSSTAAVYGDTSESVITENSEITPKNPYGESKYMMEKIIQWCHTAYGINYVVLRYFNVAGADLTGLIGEDHRPETHLIPIVLEVPMGKREAITIFGNDYDTNDGTTVRDYVHVVDLADAHLSAMAYLLERNESTIFNVGSSVGFSTLEIIHKIEEQTEKTIPIKYGERREGDPHSLIASSEKIKDVLGWAPLHTDLDSIIESAWSWHLNHPNGYEE
- a CDS encoding DUF2200 domain-containing protein; translation: MTEKKPRIFEMSFASVYPLYIQKAEKKGRTKAEVDEIIFWLTGYDEKELQGQIDSMNDFETFFEEAPQLNPNVSLIKGVICGYRVEDIEDELMQKIRYLDKLVDELAKGKAMEKILRK
- a CDS encoding MFS transporter, yielding MEKKESKRTGLLLIALFLGYTMVYIDKMSVGYSLIPISEEFGLEPAAKGMIMSAFFLGYALMQIPMGLVINKAGSRIVLIGSVLGMGLFSLLFGFGTSLIMFMSLRFLTGFLAHSGYASSASKEVTVNFAPEKRTFAQGILLSSAGVAGFIGPLVLSPIITKAGWKNAYLILTVVAVLIAIFLILVIPRKEKIEEQEIAVATKTDKLSIWQIWSDIRVWIIFFSAFFLNCILYGLSNWLPSFLTGERGLDLNGAAIVSSVGGLFMLIGSIGGSYIVGRFFQNMEKTVVAVTAVLGTLATFSSYFIGNLVLLSLVMGLANFFLIISFVSMMSIPLKIFEGAKFAPSYSTLATGGILGGFVAPTLIGQLVELSGGQYISTFYFFLVAGLLTAVTILFVKQK
- a CDS encoding amidohydrolase, whose product is MTNIQEKMPQAEMVKWRRHLHRHPELSFHEVETAKYIQSVLAEFPNLEVSTLTENSVIAILKGSKPGKTIALRADIDALPIVEEADVEFPSENPGVMHACGHDTHTAMLLGAVKTLTEMQDKIAGTVKFIFQPAEEEPPGGAKLLVEAGVMDDVDLVFGLHIAPNIPVGMIGTRKGAASAASDVFTLKIQGKGSHGSTPELSVDPIMIGVEIINNLNNIVSRNISPFSNAVISIGEFNAGKTANVIPDTAQIQGTVRTNDKEIRQYVKQRIEAIIDHVCKMYDATYDLDYLLGYSEVNNDSAATDLVLAAAEKVVGKTQMFEAPKMMGGEDFSAYTDVKPGSFFILGGGTAAEGCGYMNHHPKFKIMEDCFKTGAAMHTQIILDILGQ